One Rattus norvegicus strain BN/NHsdMcwi chromosome 20, GRCr8, whole genome shotgun sequence DNA segment encodes these proteins:
- the Vwa7 gene encoding von Willebrand factor A domain-containing protein 7 isoform X1 has protein sequence MLPVEVPLSQLGPPVLLLQLLLPPTSAFFPNIWSLLAAPGSITHQDLTEEAALNVTLELFLEQPPPGRPHLHLEDYRGRTLLADDIFAAYFGSGFSSRRFRAALGEVSRANAAQDFLPASKSNPDLHFDAERLVQGRTRLEGALRETLVAARALEYTLARQRLGAALHALQDFYSHSNWVELGERQPHPHLLWPRRELWSLAQVGDPTCSDCEGLSCPGNMMNLTMLTSGYFGTNPPKPPGKCSHGGRFDQSSSQPPRGGINKDSTSPSFSPHHRLHLQAAEVALLASIEALSLLRSRLGTRGFSRLLDITPASSLSFVLDTTGSMGEEINAAKIQARRIVEQRQGSPMEPVSYILVPFHDPGFGPVFTTSDPDSFWQKLTEIHALGGGDEPEMCLSALELALLHTPPLSDIFVFTDASPKDAFLTNRVESLTRERRCRVTFLVTEDPSRAQGRGRREALSPSRFEPYEAIALASGGEVIFTKDQHIRDVAAVVGESMAGLVTLPLEPPIFTPGEPCVFAVDSLLSKVTVRMHGDISGFWIKSPAGLSQGPEEGIGPLGHTRRFGQFWTVTMTDPPQTGSWEIQVAAEGTPRVRVQAQTSLDFLFHFGISAEDGPHPGLYPLTQPVAGLQTQLLVEVTGLVSRQKLGDGQPQFSHAVLRRVSEGTHLGRVSLEPVGPPERGLLAASLPPTLLSVSVPFSLELVGQDVGGQCLRRSAPQPCSVAPVLLELSGPPDFLTPGSKAPLSLRVASFSGPQDVDLRSSVNPSFSLTSNLSRARLGLNESAWGCLWLEVPDSAAPDTVVTVTVTVTAVGQGASQVPPTHAFLQLLVLAQSSKVKCFLPLFSCQSRWVEAQHWSPSLSSPQDQLEDPTHSAAPVLPPTTPALLPSTLVTRGRAGRGTTGKTWWGTVGGVLFLLGCTSW, from the exons ATGCTCCCTGTGGAGGTCCCCCTGTCCCAGCTGGGCCCCCCAGTACTGCTGCTCCAGCTGCTGTTGCCCCCAACATCTGCCTTCTTTCCCAACATCTGGAGCCTTCTGGCTGCCCCTGGCTCCATCACTCACCAAGACCTGACTGAAGAGGCTGCACTCAATGTCACCCTTGAGCTCTTTCTGGAACAGCCACCCCCAGGCCGACCGCACCTCCATCTAGAGGACTACAGG GGCCGGACCCTCCTCGCCGATGATATCTTTGCTGCCTACTTTGGATCAGGGTTTTCTTCCCGGAGGTTCAGAGCGGCTTTAGGAGAGGTGTCTCGTGCCAATGCAGCCCAAGACTTCCTGCCAGCTTCCAAGAGCAACCCCGACCTGCACTTCGATGCTGAACGGCTGGTCCAGGGGCGCACTCGCCTGGAGGGGGCCCTTCGGGAAACCCTGGTGGCCGCCAGAGCACTAGAGTATACACTGGCCCGACAGCGTCTCGGGGCTGCACTCCATGCCCTGCAG GATTTCTATAGCCACAGCAACTGGGTAGAGCTGGGGGAGCGGCAGCCACACCCTCACCTCCTCTGGCCAAGGCGGGAACTCTGGAGCCTGGCCCAAG TGGGCGATCCTACCTGCTCTGACTGCGAGGGGCTGAGCTGCCCTGGGAACATGATGAACTTGACAATGCTCACCTCTGGCTACTTCGGAACGAATCCCCCCAAACCTCCAG GGAAATGTAGCCATGGAGGTCGTTTTGACCAGAGCAGCTCCCAGCCACCCCGGGGAGGCATCAACAAGGACAGCACATCCCCAAGCTTCTCCCCGCACCATAGGCTGCACCTCCAGGCTGCAGAAGTGGCACTGTTAGCTTCCATCGAGGCCCTCAGCCTCCTGCGAAGCCGCCTGGGAACCAGGGGGTTCTCCAG GCTGCTGGACATCACCCCCGCTTCCAGCCTGAGCTTCGTCCTGGACACCACAGGCAGTATGGGCGAGGAGATCAATGCAGCCAAGATCCAGGCTCGACGCATAGTGGAGCAGCGGCAAGGCAGCCCCATGGAGCCTGTTTCCTACATCCTGGTGCCCTTCCACGACCCAG GGTTCGGCCCTGTCTTTACAACCAGTGACCCTGACAGCTTCTGGCAGAAACTCACCGAGATCCATGCCTTGGGAGGTGGAGATGAGCCGGAGATGTGCTTGTCTGCCCTGGAG CTAGCCCTGCTGCATACACCTCCCCTCTCAGACATCTTCGTCTTCACTGACGCCTCCCCCAAGGACGCTTTTCTTACCAACCGGGTGGAATCCCTGACTCGGGAGAGGCGCTGCAGG GTCACGTTCCTAGTAACCGAAGACCCATCGAGGGCTCAGGGTCGAGGACGGCGAGAGGCCTTGTCTCCTTCTCGCTTTGAGCCATACGAAGCAATAGCCCTGGCATCGGGGGGAGAGGTGATCTTTACCAAAGACCAGCACATCCGGGATGTGGCTGCCGTTGTTGGGGAGAGCATGGCTGGTCTG GTGACTCTTCCCCTGGAGCCTCCCATCTTCACCCCCGGGGAGCCCTGTGTGTTCGCTGTGGACAGTCTGCTCTCGAAAGTCACAGTCCGAATGCACGGGGACATCAGTGGCTTCTGGATCAAGAGCCCTGCAG GGTTGTCCCAGGGCCCAGAGGAGGGCATAGGTCCTCTGGGCCACACTCGTCGCTTTGGGCAGTTCTGGACAGTGACCATGACTGACCCCCCTCAGACAGGGTCTTGGGAGATCCAGGTAGCAGCTGAGGGAACCCCCCGGGTGAGAGTACAAG CCCAGACCTCTCTGGACTTCCTGTTTCACTTCGGGATCTCTGCAGAGGATGGACCCCACCCTGGCCTCTACCCCCTGACTCAGCCAGTTGCAG GTCTTCAGACCCAGCTGCTGGTAGAAGTGACAGGGCTCGTCTCTAGACAGAAACTTGGAGATGGCCAGCCACAGTTTTCCCATGCTGTCCTTCGAAGGGTCTCAGAGGGCACTCATCTGGGCCGGGTGTCCTTGGAGCCCGTGGGACCCCCGGAGCGAGGCCTCCTTGCTGCCTCGCTACCGCCCACactgctgtctgtctctgtacccttCTCCCTGGAGCTGGTTGGCCAGGATGTAGGGGGACAGTGTCTGCGGAGGTCTGCTCCCCAGCCTTGCAGTGTGGCTCCCGTGCTTCTGGAG CTCAGTGGCCCGCCAGATTTCTTGACTCCGGGCAGCAAGGCCCCTCTCAGCCTCCGAGTCGCCAGCTTCTCTGGCCCCCAGGATGTTGATCTTAGGTCATCCGTGAACCCTAGCTTCTCCCTCACCTCCAACCTCTCCAG GGCTCGCCTGGGACTGAACGAGTCTGCCTGGGGATGCCTGTGGCTAGAGGTCCCAGATTCAGCAGCCCCTGACACTGtggtgactgtgactgtgactgtgactgcaGTGGGTCAGGGAGCCAGCCAGGTGCCCCCAACCCATGCCTTCCTCCAGCTCCTGGTGCTGGCCCAGTCCTCAAAGGTGAAGtgcttcctccccctcttcagcTGCCAGAGCCGGTGGGTGGAGGCTCAGCACTGGtcaccttctctctcctctccacagGACCAGCTGGAGGACCCCACCCACTCAGCTGCCCCTGTGCTGCCCCCAACCACCCCCGCCCTGCTTCCTTCCACTTTGGTGACTCGGGGCAGAGCTGGGAGAGGGACAACAGGCAAAACCTGGTGGGGGACAGTTGGAGGTGTGCTGTTCCTGCTAGGCTGCACTTCCTGGTAA
- the Vwa7 gene encoding von Willebrand factor A domain-containing protein 7 isoform X2, producing MLPVEVPLSQLGPPVLLLQLLLPPTSAFFPNIWSLLAAPGSITHQDLTEEAALNVTLELFLEQPPPGRPHLHLEDYRGRTLLADDIFAAYFGSGFSSRRFRAALGEVSRANAAQDFLPASKSNPDLHFDAERLVQGRTRLEGALRETLVAARALEYTLARQRLGAALHALQDFYSHSNWVELGERQPHPHLLWPRRELWSLAQVGDPTCSDCEGLSCPGNMMNLTMLTSGYFGTNPPKPPGKCSHGGRFDQSSSQPPRGGINKDSTSPSFSPHHRLHLQAAEVALLASIEALSLLRSRLGTRGFSRLLDITPASSLSFVLDTTGSMGEEINAAKIQARRIVEQRQGSPMEPVSYILVPFHDPGFGPVFTTSDPDSFWQKLTEIHALGGGDEPEMCLSALELALLHTPPLSDIFVFTDASPKDAFLTNRVESLTRERRCRVTFLVTEDPSRAQGRGRREALSPSRFEPYEAIALASGGEVIFTKDQHIRDVAAVVGESMAGLVTLPLEPPIFTPGEPCVFAVDSLLSKVTVRMHGDISGFWIKSPAGLSQGPEEGIGPLGHTRRFGQFWTVTMTDPPQTGSWEIQVAAEGTPRVRVQAQTSLDFLFHFGISAEDGPHPGLYPLTQPVAGTVLFSDLRPLGPLHV from the exons ATGCTCCCTGTGGAGGTCCCCCTGTCCCAGCTGGGCCCCCCAGTACTGCTGCTCCAGCTGCTGTTGCCCCCAACATCTGCCTTCTTTCCCAACATCTGGAGCCTTCTGGCTGCCCCTGGCTCCATCACTCACCAAGACCTGACTGAAGAGGCTGCACTCAATGTCACCCTTGAGCTCTTTCTGGAACAGCCACCCCCAGGCCGACCGCACCTCCATCTAGAGGACTACAGG GGCCGGACCCTCCTCGCCGATGATATCTTTGCTGCCTACTTTGGATCAGGGTTTTCTTCCCGGAGGTTCAGAGCGGCTTTAGGAGAGGTGTCTCGTGCCAATGCAGCCCAAGACTTCCTGCCAGCTTCCAAGAGCAACCCCGACCTGCACTTCGATGCTGAACGGCTGGTCCAGGGGCGCACTCGCCTGGAGGGGGCCCTTCGGGAAACCCTGGTGGCCGCCAGAGCACTAGAGTATACACTGGCCCGACAGCGTCTCGGGGCTGCACTCCATGCCCTGCAG GATTTCTATAGCCACAGCAACTGGGTAGAGCTGGGGGAGCGGCAGCCACACCCTCACCTCCTCTGGCCAAGGCGGGAACTCTGGAGCCTGGCCCAAG TGGGCGATCCTACCTGCTCTGACTGCGAGGGGCTGAGCTGCCCTGGGAACATGATGAACTTGACAATGCTCACCTCTGGCTACTTCGGAACGAATCCCCCCAAACCTCCAG GGAAATGTAGCCATGGAGGTCGTTTTGACCAGAGCAGCTCCCAGCCACCCCGGGGAGGCATCAACAAGGACAGCACATCCCCAAGCTTCTCCCCGCACCATAGGCTGCACCTCCAGGCTGCAGAAGTGGCACTGTTAGCTTCCATCGAGGCCCTCAGCCTCCTGCGAAGCCGCCTGGGAACCAGGGGGTTCTCCAG GCTGCTGGACATCACCCCCGCTTCCAGCCTGAGCTTCGTCCTGGACACCACAGGCAGTATGGGCGAGGAGATCAATGCAGCCAAGATCCAGGCTCGACGCATAGTGGAGCAGCGGCAAGGCAGCCCCATGGAGCCTGTTTCCTACATCCTGGTGCCCTTCCACGACCCAG GGTTCGGCCCTGTCTTTACAACCAGTGACCCTGACAGCTTCTGGCAGAAACTCACCGAGATCCATGCCTTGGGAGGTGGAGATGAGCCGGAGATGTGCTTGTCTGCCCTGGAG CTAGCCCTGCTGCATACACCTCCCCTCTCAGACATCTTCGTCTTCACTGACGCCTCCCCCAAGGACGCTTTTCTTACCAACCGGGTGGAATCCCTGACTCGGGAGAGGCGCTGCAGG GTCACGTTCCTAGTAACCGAAGACCCATCGAGGGCTCAGGGTCGAGGACGGCGAGAGGCCTTGTCTCCTTCTCGCTTTGAGCCATACGAAGCAATAGCCCTGGCATCGGGGGGAGAGGTGATCTTTACCAAAGACCAGCACATCCGGGATGTGGCTGCCGTTGTTGGGGAGAGCATGGCTGGTCTG GTGACTCTTCCCCTGGAGCCTCCCATCTTCACCCCCGGGGAGCCCTGTGTGTTCGCTGTGGACAGTCTGCTCTCGAAAGTCACAGTCCGAATGCACGGGGACATCAGTGGCTTCTGGATCAAGAGCCCTGCAG GGTTGTCCCAGGGCCCAGAGGAGGGCATAGGTCCTCTGGGCCACACTCGTCGCTTTGGGCAGTTCTGGACAGTGACCATGACTGACCCCCCTCAGACAGGGTCTTGGGAGATCCAGGTAGCAGCTGAGGGAACCCCCCGGGTGAGAGTACAAG CCCAGACCTCTCTGGACTTCCTGTTTCACTTCGGGATCTCTGCAGAGGATGGACCCCACCCTGGCCTCTACCCCCTGACTCAGCCAGTTGCAGGTACAGTGCTGTTCAGCGACCTCCGCCCCCTTGGTCCACTGCACGTGTAA
- the Vwa7 gene encoding von Willebrand factor A domain-containing protein 7 precursor has product MLPVEVPLSQLGPPVLLLQLLLPPTSAFFPNIWSLLAAPGSITHQDLTEEAALNVTLELFLEQPPPGRPHLHLEDYRGRTLLADDIFAAYFGSGFSSRRFRAALGEVSRANAAQDFLPASKSNPDLHFDAERLVQGRTRLEGALRETLVAARALEYTLARQRLGAALHALQDFYSHSNWVELGERQPHPHLLWPRRELWSLAQVGDPTCSDCEGLSCPGNMMNLTMLTSGYFGTNPPKPPGKCSHGGRFDQSSSQPPRGGINKDSTSPSFSPHHRLHLQAAEVALLASIEALSLLRSRLGTRGFSRLLDITPASSLSFVLDTTGSMGEEINAAKIQARRIVEQRQGSPMEPVSYILVPFHDPGFGPVFTTSDPDSFWQKLTEIHALGGGDEPEMCLSALELALLHTPPLSDIFVFTDASPKDAFLTNRVESLTRERRCRVTFLVTEDPSRAQGRGRREALSPSRFEPYEAIALASGGEVIFTKDQHIRDVAAVVGESMAGLVTLPLEPPIFTPGEPCVFAVDSLLSKVTVRMHGDISGFWIKSPAGLSQGPEEGIGPLGHTRRFGQFWTVTMTDPPQTGSWEIQVAAEGTPRVRVQAQTSLDFLFHFGISAEDGPHPGLYPLTQPVAGLQTQLLVEVTGLVSRQKLGDGQPQFSHAVLRRVSEGTHLGRVSLEPVGPPERGLLAASLPPTLLSVSVPFSLELVGQDVGGQCLRRSAPQPCSVAPVLLELSGPPDFLTPGSKAPLSLRVASFSGPQDVDLRSSVNPSFSLTSNLSRARLGLNESAWGCLWLEVPDSAAPDTVVTVTVTVTAVGQGASQVPPTHAFLQLLVLAQSSKDQLEDPTHSAAPVLPPTTPALLPSTLVTRGRAGRGTTGKTWWGTVGGVLFLLGCTSW; this is encoded by the exons ATGCTCCCTGTGGAGGTCCCCCTGTCCCAGCTGGGCCCCCCAGTACTGCTGCTCCAGCTGCTGTTGCCCCCAACATCTGCCTTCTTTCCCAACATCTGGAGCCTTCTGGCTGCCCCTGGCTCCATCACTCACCAAGACCTGACTGAAGAGGCTGCACTCAATGTCACCCTTGAGCTCTTTCTGGAACAGCCACCCCCAGGCCGACCGCACCTCCATCTAGAGGACTACAGG GGCCGGACCCTCCTCGCCGATGATATCTTTGCTGCCTACTTTGGATCAGGGTTTTCTTCCCGGAGGTTCAGAGCGGCTTTAGGAGAGGTGTCTCGTGCCAATGCAGCCCAAGACTTCCTGCCAGCTTCCAAGAGCAACCCCGACCTGCACTTCGATGCTGAACGGCTGGTCCAGGGGCGCACTCGCCTGGAGGGGGCCCTTCGGGAAACCCTGGTGGCCGCCAGAGCACTAGAGTATACACTGGCCCGACAGCGTCTCGGGGCTGCACTCCATGCCCTGCAG GATTTCTATAGCCACAGCAACTGGGTAGAGCTGGGGGAGCGGCAGCCACACCCTCACCTCCTCTGGCCAAGGCGGGAACTCTGGAGCCTGGCCCAAG TGGGCGATCCTACCTGCTCTGACTGCGAGGGGCTGAGCTGCCCTGGGAACATGATGAACTTGACAATGCTCACCTCTGGCTACTTCGGAACGAATCCCCCCAAACCTCCAG GGAAATGTAGCCATGGAGGTCGTTTTGACCAGAGCAGCTCCCAGCCACCCCGGGGAGGCATCAACAAGGACAGCACATCCCCAAGCTTCTCCCCGCACCATAGGCTGCACCTCCAGGCTGCAGAAGTGGCACTGTTAGCTTCCATCGAGGCCCTCAGCCTCCTGCGAAGCCGCCTGGGAACCAGGGGGTTCTCCAG GCTGCTGGACATCACCCCCGCTTCCAGCCTGAGCTTCGTCCTGGACACCACAGGCAGTATGGGCGAGGAGATCAATGCAGCCAAGATCCAGGCTCGACGCATAGTGGAGCAGCGGCAAGGCAGCCCCATGGAGCCTGTTTCCTACATCCTGGTGCCCTTCCACGACCCAG GGTTCGGCCCTGTCTTTACAACCAGTGACCCTGACAGCTTCTGGCAGAAACTCACCGAGATCCATGCCTTGGGAGGTGGAGATGAGCCGGAGATGTGCTTGTCTGCCCTGGAG CTAGCCCTGCTGCATACACCTCCCCTCTCAGACATCTTCGTCTTCACTGACGCCTCCCCCAAGGACGCTTTTCTTACCAACCGGGTGGAATCCCTGACTCGGGAGAGGCGCTGCAGG GTCACGTTCCTAGTAACCGAAGACCCATCGAGGGCTCAGGGTCGAGGACGGCGAGAGGCCTTGTCTCCTTCTCGCTTTGAGCCATACGAAGCAATAGCCCTGGCATCGGGGGGAGAGGTGATCTTTACCAAAGACCAGCACATCCGGGATGTGGCTGCCGTTGTTGGGGAGAGCATGGCTGGTCTG GTGACTCTTCCCCTGGAGCCTCCCATCTTCACCCCCGGGGAGCCCTGTGTGTTCGCTGTGGACAGTCTGCTCTCGAAAGTCACAGTCCGAATGCACGGGGACATCAGTGGCTTCTGGATCAAGAGCCCTGCAG GGTTGTCCCAGGGCCCAGAGGAGGGCATAGGTCCTCTGGGCCACACTCGTCGCTTTGGGCAGTTCTGGACAGTGACCATGACTGACCCCCCTCAGACAGGGTCTTGGGAGATCCAGGTAGCAGCTGAGGGAACCCCCCGGGTGAGAGTACAAG CCCAGACCTCTCTGGACTTCCTGTTTCACTTCGGGATCTCTGCAGAGGATGGACCCCACCCTGGCCTCTACCCCCTGACTCAGCCAGTTGCAG GTCTTCAGACCCAGCTGCTGGTAGAAGTGACAGGGCTCGTCTCTAGACAGAAACTTGGAGATGGCCAGCCACAGTTTTCCCATGCTGTCCTTCGAAGGGTCTCAGAGGGCACTCATCTGGGCCGGGTGTCCTTGGAGCCCGTGGGACCCCCGGAGCGAGGCCTCCTTGCTGCCTCGCTACCGCCCACactgctgtctgtctctgtacccttCTCCCTGGAGCTGGTTGGCCAGGATGTAGGGGGACAGTGTCTGCGGAGGTCTGCTCCCCAGCCTTGCAGTGTGGCTCCCGTGCTTCTGGAG CTCAGTGGCCCGCCAGATTTCTTGACTCCGGGCAGCAAGGCCCCTCTCAGCCTCCGAGTCGCCAGCTTCTCTGGCCCCCAGGATGTTGATCTTAGGTCATCCGTGAACCCTAGCTTCTCCCTCACCTCCAACCTCTCCAG GGCTCGCCTGGGACTGAACGAGTCTGCCTGGGGATGCCTGTGGCTAGAGGTCCCAGATTCAGCAGCCCCTGACACTGtggtgactgtgactgtgactgtgactgcaGTGGGTCAGGGAGCCAGCCAGGTGCCCCCAACCCATGCCTTCCTCCAGCTCCTGGTGCTGGCCCAGTCCTCAAAG GACCAGCTGGAGGACCCCACCCACTCAGCTGCCCCTGTGCTGCCCCCAACCACCCCCGCCCTGCTTCCTTCCACTTTGGTGACTCGGGGCAGAGCTGGGAGAGGGACAACAGGCAAAACCTGGTGGGGGACAGTTGGAGGTGTGCTGTTCCTGCTAGGCTGCACTTCCTGGTAA